TAAATCTGCAGTGTAGTTTTGCACACTTTGTAGCCTGCAATGTGCTTTAagcctttctcttctcatttctgtttgaatttttttaccatttttacaaattTTCGTAGTGACTGGATTGTAATTCAGTCGACTATCAATTATTAATTTCAGTTCTTAGCCAGTAAAATTTTGGCATTACTATCAGAGCTCGAGTTCCCTTTCCCTTATTCCCTGAGAATGTTGTCAATTTCTTTTTAATTCCTCTTCAATGATTTATAATATTCATTTATcagaataaattttataatagtatgtgattaaatatttatcaattttaCCATTGGCACTGACTCTATAATCACAACTTTTGCTTTTGTTTGCACTGTTGTTGCGTTCATTGTTGCCCAATGTTAACCCATTCTTTCTACTATCACCCGCAACTGaagtaaatataaaattaaaattctcaCCTATattacataaatatttaattttttttaatatcatcACATgacattaaaagaaaaattttaccgtatagccatacgaccggttatgttatatggtagtgagtgttgggcactgaaagagtcgtatgcatctaagataagagtaagGTGGATGGtggccatactagattagatgaagtaagtaatgagagtattagaaaaagtagggtggtgccaattgaagataagttgagagaaggagattgaggtggtttgatcatgaaGCGTAGATATATGAGAGCAtattaggttagatgatagaaagaaaaaactTGACTTGAGGGAGAGTAGACATATGACCTGTAAAGTATACACATtcgaggatttaactcaaaatcgttcagagtggagaaagcgaatccatatagccgactccaaatttttgggataaaagcttagttgagttgagttatatcATCACATGACAGGTTAGCCATCCCTTCCCATTGGGTGTTGTTTGGAAATGCTTTACGGACCTCTATGCTATGCTTAACAGCATAAACTGCCATTAGATCCTCATTGCAGTTAGGTTTCCAACTCCATTCATAAAGCATTGCTTCTTTCAGACCAGGAGATACTTGTCTCGCCTTGCAACCTCAACTTCCCATAGACGATTACAGCTACAGCTTATCCATTTGTGTTTCACTTTCACCATCCAATCTTTTGCCTCTGGGGTTCGCAGCAAATTTTTAAGTAATACAACCCATTTTACTTCAACAGACTCATGAGACAAACCTGAAAAGTGAGACTGCAATCGCATTTCTATTTCCCGGCCACAGATCGCATTGGGTTTGAAGAAAAATGCCTCAGATGATATTAATACTATCCATGGATTCAGTCTTTTGACTTGCAAGTATATGAATTGGGCAATTGATCAATTAAAGGGACAAAATATAATGAGTTTTGGCTCAATCGTAGTGAAACCGTCTCCAGTGCTACAAAGTTTTTAAGTTCAAACCCcatttaaaaatcataatttgaaCCCACACCCTAGAAAATCTACAAGGTATATGAAACAAAAAATTTGATCGTCATTTGGAGCACTGCTTACTGTTCCAAACCAGACATTTTATAGCATACTAAAGCTTTGAATTTTCTAGGAAACTTAACTTGTGACTTGCCAAAGAAAGATATCACAGGAAAAGTTTAGATTATTTTTTTCCAAGATGGGACAAAAAAGACTAGTATATACAGGGTAAGCTCATTACATGGCCACAACCAGATTTCCGAGCCACAATCGGAAAATACTGATTCTGAACTTAGTGTTTATCATCAGCAACCTGGGCACTCCGGATTGCCCAAAAAGATTGAGGCTTCAACTGCTTTTTTGTAGCAGTGAAAAGCCACCCCATATGGAACTCACAGTTGGCGCAGTCTGCTATTGTCCATGCATACCTGCAAAATATTGCAAATCATCAAACACAGTCCTCAGATGATCATTACAAGCACATCTCATATGTATTATCACTTGCAGTGTCAAATTTGAGAAGAGAAGCATAAACAAAAGAGAATCACGAAAATTACCAAATAGAAACCTACTACATGTAACAACCTAATTCTGACTACTCCTTGCTCTGCTGATATATTACCTGTGTTATCATTTCTCTCTCAATAATTAACTCTCCAAAATGATTACTAACCACTAAACCCATGAAACATGAGCTAGTTAGACCCTCTTCCTCTCAAATTCCCATCCCCTGTGAAGCAAGTCAAATTACACGGAGGTTTATCCATGCCATTTCACATATAATGATCACTTACAAGTGAGAAAAAAGAAACTTTTCACCACGCTTGAGAAAAAAAGTTGTTTAGCAGTAAAGAATAGTCAGAAAATAGATCCATACCCAGGAAACCAGCTGTATTCTGTAACTGCTTCCCCATCAAGTGCTAAGCCATTTACTTTATAGAAAGTCATTATCTCATGCACAGAACCATGTGGGTTAACATAAGCTCCAAGGGGACCTTCACTAGACATCACCAACATATCACTCCGCCTGGCAATCACAATCTGCATGGAGAAAAGTGAAAAACAATAATAAATTGCTGCACATGATATTTTAGGATTTCGATGTTTTGGTGAGGGTGGGTGGGGAGGATTGGCTGGGGTAGAATGGAAGGACACAAGTGCATTAATGGAGGCACAAGCAGGAACACAAGTATGCATGTGCATACACAGGCATAAAAACTTATAACTTACTTGACAATGTTTACACCGAATAAGATCAAAACTTTTTAGTAAATCAATTTCCCGTTGCAGGCGATGTGAAATGCCATCAATCTCCAAAAGCTCCTGCCTTGTGGATTCAGACACAGGTATTTTACTAGCAATGTAAAAGGATAAAAGATCAGGTCTTTTCACAAGACCATCCATGCTTGGGGTCCCAACTATCTGTTTCCACATGTCTGCAAAATGTTCATGATGGTGGAAAGAAAATTGTTGATCAATTCTACATTCCACACAATAAATGCATAAGACAGTAGAAATGAAGCAAGTTTATCCCATTTACATAACTGCACAACGAAGAATGTGACCGAAGAAACTTCTTCAATTTACATTTTTGAAAGTGATACTCTGCAAATCCACTCAACATGCTTCCAACTCTCTTTGAAATGGAACTTATTTCTAGATTCGCATGCATATTCACACATTTTATTTATGAGAACTTCTTATCTTAAAACTGATACTGATTCAACTATTTCCACTTTATTTTTCTAACTTTGGGTGGGCAAAGCAAAAGTAATTCATGTCCACTAAAAAAGTGAAACCCCAAATTGAACAGTACGCTTGTAAGAGTCAGTATTTGATCAAGATTAAGTCAAATAGTCAACCATGAACTTTTAATCAAATATCAGGGAACCAAGTACCTGCAGCCCTTCCAGCAAGGCAATAGGAGTCATACATACGGTATACCCAGTAGGGCCAGAATGCTCTTGGAACCCTACGAAATTTGTTTAAGCCAGCATTTTTGCTGCGCCTTCTGGAACCTTCCCCTTTGTGAGATTTCTCCCCTGGTGTGGAACTACAGCCAGAATCGATTATGTGAGATCTTGAATATTTTATTTCTGAATCAATCTTGTCATCACTGCTGCTTGTTGATTCATCCATCTTATCATAGCCACAACATGAACTGACTGCAGATTGATGGATTCTCTTTTCAGCCGATGAAAGCTCAGTCTCAAAGCTTTCCTCTGAGTTTGCTTCTGAATCATTGTCACCATCCCCATGTCCATGCAATGAGACTTTTGAATGCATTCTGTGTGAGACATTATGGCCATTAAAATTACATAATGGTGCCAATTTTCCAAATGCATCCTGTGGCGCCCTTAATGGCAGATCTTCCTGGATAACTTGAACCTCCCCACAAGGCTAAACAAATGAAATTATACACCAATCAGAATTTGATTATAGTGTAGCTGTGAAAGAAGGAACAATAATATAACATAAAGATACAGTCTGCCCACTCCTTCCACATCAGTCCAATGACGTCTTATGCGAATGCGCTGCTGGCCACGAGTAACTACATTCAGTGACCCATCCTCTAGCCGCCGGTACTGTCGAATCTATAAATTGAATATAACAAGTTCCATAAGCTATTCTGCTCACGTGATATCTGAAAGAATAAAATCAACAGCCAGATCACCAGGAaaacattaaaaatatatttcCATGACACATCAAAATCTAAAAAAATCCCAGTGGCCACCAACCCATCAAGCAAACTGTTAGAATCCCTCAATTAGTGTAAATCCTTTAATAAGTGTaaattagctgtaaattagaatataattagaaatcattgtatttattagctattattagtttcctagttagtcctagcctttgtatataaattagaatGCTTATAAATCATTTTAgtatgaagaaatataaaagaaaaatttttcaaattctctattttctacatggtatcagagcagagccAAAATTTATTAGCATGAACAGTGTAGTtcttggtaatttttttttttgggtcaagCTTCTACGTCGTTCTAGGAAGGGAGGTGACTGTCACCTCCCACCTGAGGAGGAAAGACACCAGCCGATCGGCCTACACCCGAAATCTCGCTGCCGTCCTGTGAAGCGAGTGAGCTCACGCATCTCCAGAAGTCTTGCGTCTCCAGAAGTCTAGCGTCATTCTTCACGCGCCGGCGCGTGCACCCTTTTTTTTGGGTGATTTCTTCGATTGTGCCTCTTGCCGACAACCTTCCCTGTCCGGCGTGCCTCTGACCAACGTGTTTTCACACCTGGTttgcacattttttttttttttggtacctTCCGTTGTCCAGTTTCTTACTTTCTTAGTACCTATTTCTTTAATTGAAAAATAACTGATGAAAAGAAGAAAGCCTCTGAAACAAAGGCTGGATTTGTTGGTGTTAATCCTTCTTTACAAATTAGTCCTGTAAAGTTGGATGGAACTAATTATTTAGCATGGTCTAGATCTTGTCTACTGTTCTTTCAGGCTAGAGGACTGCAGGAGTATATAATTGGAGATAGAAAAAAGCCAGAAAGTACTAATTCTACTAACAGCCAGTGGGAGTCGGAGAACTCTCTTGTTATGTCATAGCTCATCAATTCTATGCAACATCATATAGCTCGTGGGTATTTACTGTTGGACAGTGCCGTTACCATTTGGAGTGCTGTTTCTCAGACTTATTCTCAAGTTGAGAATGATGCATAAGTTCATGGGCTTAAGAACAAGGTTTATGAAATTAAACAAGGTGAGTTGACTGTTGCTCAGTATGATGCGGAACTGAGTGGTCTATGGCAAGAGTTAGTTTCTATCAGAACTTTTAAGCTTCATGTCACGCTGATGCAGTTAAGTTTCAGAAATTGGTTGAGAAGGAGCGCATATATGATTTTCTTGCTGGGATAAATGTGGAGTATGATCAGATTCGAGTCCAAGTGCTTGGTAAGGATCCTTTGCCCACTTTAAGGCAGACATACTCTTATGTTCAGCAGGAGGAGAGCAGAAGGAGTGTCATGATCAATTCTATAGCTGTTGATAAGGCTGGGCTGGCTGCTAACTCCTTACGAGAACAGTCATATGGTCTATCAGATAAGGATCACTTGCATTGTGCTGTGGGAAATCTCGGCACACCAAAGAAAAATGTTGGAAGCTGCACGGCCGCCCAACTAAAGGGCGTGGAGGAAGAAGGATGGGCTCTGCTAGATCACAAGCAAATGTATCTGAGGCTGTGAGTGTTTCTGAAGATACTGCTACCACTGGGATGTTTTCCAATGAAGAGGTATAGACTCTGAGACGATTCCTATCACAGCTTGAATCACAATCCACTACAGTTGCCTCTTCTAACTTCGTCAACTCAGGTAATGCTTTTCTTGTCAATCATAATAATTCATTTTGGATTATAGATTCTGGAGCAAAAAAACATATGACAGGCTCTTCAAATAAATTCATATCATATTCTCCATGTTCAGGCAAAGAAAAAGTCTACATTGCGGATGGATCCTCATCTAATGTTTCTGGAACAGGTTCTGTTAAATGCACTCCTACTATAGGTCTTAGTTCTGTCTTACATGTGCCTAGCTTTCCTATTAACCTTTTGTTTGTCAGTTCTATCACAAAAGCTTTCAactgcaaaattgaattttttctcACTCACTGTGTGTttcagaagttgataacagggaAAACGATTGGCAGTGGTAGACTGCAAAAATGGGCTATATCTATTGAATGATTGTGTTGATCAAGCCATGTTGGGACAGTCTATGAGTGCTGAGGAAGAAATTATTCAGTGGCATAGGAGACTTGGACATCCTTCATTTACTGTTTTAGAGAAACTTTATCCTCTTTTGTTTAAACAATGCAAAACTGAATTGTTAGTATATCATGCTTGTGAGTTTGCCAAACATACTAGACAATCTTATCCTGCAATAAATAATAAGGCTTCAGTTCCTTTTATGACTCTATTCTGATGTGTGGGGACCTATTCAAATTGTGTCTTTATCAGGTTATAGATGGTTTGTGACCTTTATTGATTGTTGCAGTAGGTTAATTTGGGTATATCTGATGAAagggaaaaataaaatattttcatgttttcaacagtttcacaaaatgattagcacccaatttgatgctcatgttaaAATACTGAGAACTGATAATGGCACAGAGTATATGAATAGAGTTTTTCAGGAATATTTGAAGTCACACGAAATTTTGCATCAGACTgattgtgttaacactagtgctcaaAATGGAGTGTCTGAGAGAAAAAATAGACATTTACTTGAGGTTGCTAGGTCTCTTATGTTTACAATGAATATTCCCAAACTTTAATGGGGGGATGCAATTCTTTCCGCTGCATGTCTTATTAATAGGATACCACTTCGGACTTTAGAGTTTAAGAGTCCTTTAGAGGTTTTGTAAGGTAAAAATTCATATACTGTTCCTCCAAAGGTCTTTAGTTGTGTTTGCTTTGTTCATCAGCTTAATAGGGGAAAGTTTGAACCTCAAGCCCTCAAGTGTGTCTTTGTTGGTTATTCCAGTACTCAGAAGGGGTATAGATGTTACCACCCTCCTACACGGAAATATTTTGTGAGCATGG
The sequence above is a segment of the Hevea brasiliensis isolate MT/VB/25A 57/8 chromosome 11, ASM3005281v1, whole genome shotgun sequence genome. Coding sequences within it:
- the LOC110670227 gene encoding uncharacterized protein LOC110670227 isoform X1, with the protein product MDEQRILEAERYQMEQIRELEFEELQVEEMDEGNSSDDDRNAVGAAAASSDEYTFNTFLAPLHTYLGEVEDTYRRLAFLDGGAILTLPLFYLEGVVLFPGAILPLRVVQHNFISAVERALTQVDAPYTIGVVHAYRDRDRGQLRFATIGTTAEIRQYRRLEDGSLNVVTRGQQRIRIRRHWTDVEGPCGEVQVIQEDLPLRAPQDAFGKLAPLCNFNGHNVSHRMHSKVSLHGHGDGDNDSEANSEESFETELSSAEKRIHQSAVSSCCGYDKMDESTSSSDDKIDSEIKYSRSHIIDSGCSSTPGEKSHKGEGSRRRSKNAGLNKFRRVPRAFWPYWVYRMYDSYCLAGRAADMWKQIVGTPSMDGLVKRPDLLSFYIASKIPVSESTRQELLEIDGISHRLQREIDLLKSFDLIRCKHCQIVIARRSDMLVMSSEGPLGAYVNPHGSVHEIMTFYKVNGLALDGEAVTEYSWFPGYAWTIADCANCEFHMGWLFTATKKQLKPQSFWAIRSAQVADDKH
- the LOC110670227 gene encoding uncharacterized protein LOC110670227 isoform X2, giving the protein MSKEFSRQRDTRWSRFESLNLRNYRSRKWMKATHRTMTATPWVVLFPGAILPLRVVQHNFISAVERALTQVDAPYTIGVVHAYRDRDRGQLRFATIGTTAEIRQYRRLEDGSLNVVTRGQQRIRIRRHWTDVEGPCGEVQVIQEDLPLRAPQDAFGKLAPLCNFNGHNVSHRMHSKVSLHGHGDGDNDSEANSEESFETELSSAEKRIHQSAVSSCCGYDKMDESTSSSDDKIDSEIKYSRSHIIDSGCSSTPGEKSHKGEGSRRRSKNAGLNKFRRVPRAFWPYWVYRMYDSYCLAGRAADMWKQIVGTPSMDGLVKRPDLLSFYIASKIPVSESTRQELLEIDGISHRLQREIDLLKSFDLIRCKHCQIVIARRSDMLVMSSEGPLGAYVNPHGSVHEIMTFYKVNGLALDGEAVTEYSWFPGYAWTIADCANCEFHMGWLFTATKKQLKPQSFWAIRSAQVADDKH